A genome region from Natronobeatus ordinarius includes the following:
- a CDS encoding UbiA family prenyltransferase has product MTNQPTLTSTRRGLPALKAALLVAVHSNFFISLAATSVAVTTIVLAGFRLEVVPLFIVFTVTLFVYSVNRLTDLAEDERNVPGRAAFTRRYGRLSLALGVLGYLVAIALAIAWGLPLAGFLVLPLLVVLLYSTLQLKQVFLVKNLVVGAAWGVIPLGVGVYFGDLWRLEILFLAAHVGAMITVAAVIFDVKDIEGDRAEGIRTVPNVYGPRATRIVSQAANVAVAVGVVAFVVAGALPASFLVLLSFHGYVGGYVPFATPERTPLFYGFVVDGEHVFLAVVVLTLELLGVLG; this is encoded by the coding sequence GTGACGAACCAACCGACGCTCACGAGCACGCGACGCGGACTCCCCGCGCTGAAAGCTGCGCTCCTCGTGGCGGTCCACAGTAATTTCTTCATCTCGCTTGCTGCCACGAGCGTGGCCGTCACGACGATCGTCCTCGCCGGATTTCGCCTCGAGGTCGTGCCGCTGTTCATCGTGTTCACGGTCACGCTGTTCGTCTACAGCGTCAACCGGCTGACGGACTTAGCGGAGGACGAGCGAAACGTCCCGGGCCGAGCGGCGTTCACGCGACGATACGGGCGGCTGTCACTGGCGCTGGGCGTTCTCGGCTATCTGGTCGCGATCGCGCTGGCGATCGCCTGGGGGCTGCCGCTGGCTGGCTTCCTGGTGCTCCCGCTGCTCGTCGTGCTGCTGTACTCGACGCTCCAGCTGAAACAGGTCTTCCTCGTGAAGAACCTCGTCGTCGGCGCCGCCTGGGGAGTGATCCCGCTGGGCGTCGGCGTCTACTTCGGTGACCTCTGGCGACTCGAGATCCTGTTTCTCGCCGCGCACGTCGGCGCCATGATCACGGTCGCGGCGGTGATCTTCGACGTGAAGGACATCGAGGGCGATCGAGCGGAGGGCATTCGGACGGTGCCGAACGTCTACGGGCCGCGGGCGACGCGGATCGTCAGCCAGGCCGCGAACGTCGCCGTCGCGGTCGGCGTCGTCGCGTTCGTCGTCGCTGGTGCCCTCCCGGCGTCGTTTCTCGTCTTGCTCTCGTTTCACGGCTACGTGGGTGGCTACGTTCCGTTCGCCACGCCGGAGCGAACGCCACTGTTCTACGGGTTCGTCGTCGACGGCGAGCACGTCTTTCTGGCGGTCGTCGTCCTCACGCTGGAACTCCTCGGCGTGCTCGGTTGA
- a CDS encoding class I SAM-dependent methyltransferase, translating into MNSTDVRREWAQRSGEFSPAYYAYYGPNETSDVVRRLLERFLDRDAAVLELGCSSGRHLSHLFDHGFDTLAGIDVNDDAFDVMEGTYPDLAASGEFYHGAIEDVIGEFDDDQFDAVYSVETLQHVHPDAEWVFDELSRITADLLITVENEGGPDRTGSTDDVNYVNDEFPLYYRDWNAIFTDRGFVEVAVTSERKDTIRTFQTASSRSGR; encoded by the coding sequence GTGAATTCTACCGACGTTCGACGCGAGTGGGCGCAACGCTCCGGCGAGTTTTCCCCGGCGTACTACGCCTACTACGGCCCGAACGAGACGAGCGACGTTGTTCGCCGCCTCCTCGAGCGGTTCCTCGACCGAGACGCGGCCGTCCTCGAGCTCGGCTGCAGTTCGGGTCGGCACCTCTCACACCTCTTCGATCACGGCTTCGATACCCTCGCCGGAATCGACGTCAACGACGACGCGTTCGACGTGATGGAGGGAACCTACCCCGACCTCGCAGCCAGCGGGGAGTTCTATCACGGCGCGATCGAGGACGTGATCGGCGAGTTCGACGACGACCAGTTCGACGCGGTGTACTCGGTGGAGACGCTCCAGCACGTTCACCCGGACGCCGAGTGGGTCTTCGACGAGCTGTCGCGCATTACGGCCGACCTGCTCATCACCGTGGAGAACGAAGGCGGTCCCGACCGGACGGGATCGACCGACGACGTGAACTACGTCAACGACGAGTTCCCGCTCTACTACCGCGACTGGAACGCGATCTTCACCGATCGGGGCTTCGTCGAAGTCGCCGTGACCTCAGAGCGGAAAGATACCATCCGGACGTTTCAGACGGCGTCGAGCCGTTCCGGTCGCTGA
- a CDS encoding acyltransferase, with translation MTADRSRHDRVARHPTPGAGNSLSRWTSARNPIRVAINYVVIWLVRISPSLKLKRWLLRRIGVTVGEGVSWGLEATPDVFWPDLITLEDHALVGYDATILCHEFLQDEYRTGEVVIGERAMIGAGAIILPGVEIGEGASIAANSLVTRDVPPGETVAGVPARPMGSAGGRDDEVLD, from the coding sequence GTGACCGCAGATCGCTCGAGACACGACCGCGTGGCACGCCACCCGACGCCCGGAGCCGGAAACTCGCTTTCTCGCTGGACGAGCGCCCGCAACCCGATCCGGGTCGCGATCAACTACGTCGTCATCTGGCTCGTTCGGATTTCGCCGAGCCTGAAACTCAAACGGTGGCTCCTGCGTCGGATCGGGGTGACCGTCGGTGAGGGCGTCTCCTGGGGGCTCGAGGCCACGCCAGACGTCTTCTGGCCGGACCTGATCACCCTCGAGGACCACGCCCTGGTCGGCTACGACGCGACGATCCTCTGTCACGAATTCCTCCAGGACGAGTACCGGACGGGCGAGGTCGTGATCGGCGAGCGGGCGATGATCGGCGCGGGGGCGATAATCCTTCCGGGCGTCGAGATCGGCGAGGGGGCGAGCATCGCGGCCAACTCGCTCGTAACGCGAGACGTCCCCCCGGGCGAGACGGTCGCGGGCGTTCCGGCCAGACCGATGGGATCGGCCGGCGGGCGGGACGACGAGGTCCTGGACTGA
- a CDS encoding nucleotidyltransferase family protein, whose protein sequence is MSPDRDPPADLPIVDRDGVDPGVDLEDGPAVAGLLLAAGTSSRFGSENKLLEDVDGEPIVRHAARTLVDSRIDPIVVVLGHEARRVRDALEGLPLEFVVNEAYERGQASSVRTGIRTIRGRTAADAVVVALGDMPFVDPRTVDALVAAYAAGTGDALAAAYEGERGNPVLFDARFFEQLTGVEGDIGGRRILLEDDSSALVAVDDPGVRRDVDVPDDLPR, encoded by the coding sequence ATGAGTCCGGACCGCGATCCGCCGGCTGACCTGCCGATCGTCGATCGTGACGGGGTCGATCCAGGCGTCGACCTCGAGGACGGCCCCGCCGTCGCCGGACTCCTGCTCGCCGCCGGCACGAGCAGTCGCTTCGGGAGCGAGAACAAACTGCTCGAGGACGTCGACGGCGAGCCGATCGTCCGCCACGCCGCCCGAACGCTCGTCGATTCGCGCATCGACCCGATCGTCGTCGTCCTGGGCCACGAGGCCAGGCGCGTCCGGGACGCGCTCGAGGGGCTGCCCCTCGAGTTCGTCGTCAACGAGGCGTACGAGCGCGGCCAGGCGTCGTCGGTCCGAACGGGGATCCGGACGATCCGGGGGCGAACCGCGGCCGACGCCGTCGTCGTCGCGCTCGGGGACATGCCGTTCGTCGATCCCAGGACCGTCGACGCGCTCGTCGCCGCCTACGCCGCCGGAACGGGTGACGCGCTGGCGGCCGCCTACGAGGGCGAGCGCGGCAACCCGGTGCTGTTCGACGCTCGCTTCTTCGAGCAACTGACCGGCGTGGAAGGCGACATCGGCGGCCGTCGGATCCTGCTCGAGGACGACTCGAGCGCGCTCGTCGCCGTCGACGATCCGGGCGTGCGCCGCGACGTCGACGTGCCGGACGATCTTCCTCGGTAG
- a CDS encoding molybdopterin molybdotransferase MoeA: protein MIEPNRHDDDSLLPWEDAADRVRSLRDEWIERLETEFVPLDHVAGRTVAAPIRSPVDVPGRSHATMDGFALDATDDYPLEVVETPVYPEDEPPTLEPGTAVRIATGASLPPSANAVLKREEAAVEDGQLTGTELEPGTYVYERGSNVAEGDPLFEAGERLGPKDALLLGDLGIDEVPVLERLSVGLLATGTEIHEGRNRDLDSPMLAGLVRAWAHEATYEGSVSDEFDRVSARIDELAREHDVVMTTGGTSVGKKDYVIRALDELGDVLFHRVRLRPGKPIAVARLPDHDAIAFAIPGKPVGAHAVTSLVARPFFTGEAAVPTVAAELARDVDVSTAGFTYAIPVSLEDGRAMPLGHVDSPLSIYEETFDPSVLSSSTRATRADGFVLTETALEADEPVDVVPYGVVER, encoded by the coding sequence ATGATCGAACCCAACCGACACGACGACGATTCGTTGCTCCCGTGGGAAGACGCCGCCGACCGCGTCCGTTCCCTTCGAGACGAGTGGATCGAGCGCCTCGAGACCGAGTTCGTCCCCCTCGATCACGTCGCGGGCCGGACGGTCGCAGCGCCGATCCGGTCGCCGGTCGACGTTCCCGGACGGAGTCACGCGACGATGGACGGCTTCGCCCTCGACGCGACGGACGACTACCCGCTCGAGGTCGTCGAGACGCCAGTCTATCCCGAGGACGAGCCGCCGACGCTCGAGCCCGGGACGGCCGTCCGAATCGCCACCGGCGCGTCGCTACCGCCGTCGGCGAACGCGGTCCTCAAACGCGAGGAGGCGGCCGTCGAGGACGGACAGCTCACGGGAACCGAGCTCGAGCCCGGGACCTACGTCTACGAACGCGGGAGTAACGTCGCCGAAGGCGACCCCCTGTTCGAGGCGGGCGAGCGCCTCGGCCCGAAGGACGCACTGTTGCTCGGCGACCTCGGCATCGACGAGGTGCCCGTCCTCGAGCGCCTCTCGGTCGGCCTGCTCGCGACCGGCACCGAGATCCACGAGGGACGCAACCGCGACCTCGACTCGCCGATGCTCGCGGGACTCGTCCGGGCCTGGGCTCACGAGGCGACTTACGAAGGGTCGGTGTCCGACGAGTTCGACCGCGTGTCGGCGCGAATCGATGAGCTGGCCCGCGAGCACGACGTCGTGATGACGACCGGCGGAACGAGCGTCGGGAAGAAAGACTACGTGATCCGCGCGCTCGACGAACTCGGCGACGTGCTGTTCCACCGCGTGCGCCTGCGACCGGGCAAGCCGATCGCCGTCGCTCGGCTTCCCGATCACGACGCGATCGCCTTCGCCATCCCCGGCAAACCGGTGGGAGCCCACGCCGTGACGAGCCTCGTGGCCCGCCCCTTCTTCACCGGCGAGGCGGCGGTACCCACGGTCGCCGCGGAACTGGCCCGCGACGTCGACGTCTCGACGGCCGGATTCACGTACGCGATTCCAGTGAGCCTCGAGGACGGCCGCGCGATGCCACTGGGCCACGTCGACTCGCCGCTGTCGATCTACGAGGAGACGTTCGATCCCAGCGTCCTCTCTTCGAGCACGCGGGCGACGCGCGCCGACGGCTTCGTGCTCACCGAAACGGCCCTCGAGGCCGACGAACCAGTCGACGTCGTCCCGTACGGCGTCGTCGAGCGATGA
- a CDS encoding AAA family ATPase, translating to MSQDSSLEPFASLTEAALRERFEHESYIADDRLVTTVYLALKLGRPLLVEGPPGSGKTELGKTLASGFSTDLIRLQCYEGLTAENALYEWNYTKQLLAVQANEGTVATDADGDGPTADEPRSVFDEAFLLERPLLRALRTAGDRPPVLLIDEIDRADEAFEAFLLEVLSDFQVSIPELGTVAAEHPPIVVLTSNRTRALSDALKRRCLFAHLEAPSFETEYEIVTRKVPDLDAVVAAEVCAIVERLREEAFLKRPGVAETLDWARAVAELRADESDEPLTPAEIERTLGCLLKEVEDVNRVDDDLLERLHEAAAGANARLEG from the coding sequence ATGAGCCAGGATTCCTCGCTCGAGCCGTTCGCGTCGCTCACGGAAGCGGCCCTTCGCGAACGATTCGAGCACGAATCGTACATCGCCGACGACCGGCTGGTGACGACGGTCTACCTCGCGCTGAAACTCGGCCGGCCGCTGCTCGTCGAGGGGCCACCGGGCAGCGGGAAGACCGAACTCGGGAAGACTCTCGCGAGCGGCTTTTCCACCGATCTGATCCGACTCCAGTGCTACGAGGGGCTGACCGCCGAGAACGCGCTCTACGAGTGGAACTACACCAAACAGCTGCTGGCCGTCCAGGCGAACGAGGGGACAGTGGCAACGGACGCCGACGGCGACGGGCCGACGGCCGACGAACCCCGATCCGTCTTCGACGAGGCGTTCCTGCTCGAGCGACCCCTGCTTCGCGCCCTTCGCACCGCCGGGGATCGCCCCCCAGTCCTGTTGATCGACGAGATCGATCGCGCCGACGAAGCGTTCGAGGCGTTCTTACTCGAGGTGCTCTCTGACTTCCAGGTCTCGATCCCGGAGTTAGGAACCGTCGCGGCCGAGCACCCGCCGATCGTCGTGCTCACGTCGAACCGGACCCGGGCGCTGAGCGACGCGCTCAAACGGCGCTGTCTGTTCGCCCACCTCGAGGCGCCGTCGTTCGAGACGGAGTACGAGATCGTCACCCGAAAGGTGCCCGACCTCGACGCCGTCGTCGCCGCCGAGGTGTGTGCGATCGTCGAACGCCTCCGCGAGGAAGCGTTCCTCAAACGACCCGGCGTCGCCGAGACGCTCGACTGGGCGCGGGCGGTCGCCGAACTCAGAGCCGACGAGTCAGACGAGCCGCTCACGCCGGCGGAGATCGAACGAACGCTCGGCTGCCTGCTCAAGGAAGTCGAGGACGTCAATCGGGTCGACGACGACCTGCTGGAGCGGCTCCACGAGGCTGCCGCGGGGGCAAACGCCCGACTCGAGGGGTGA
- a CDS encoding vWA domain-containing protein, whose product MGHHSDRSQGGADAIPDFLTARRHVVTELLRLTTHLRRDGVAVPADGGLEAARALAVVGLTERDRVEAALRATLLTESGDLEAFEAAFPPFWARLRGGLEGVATDDGDADVDSTRPESTLEGDEPETWLENDDGSDEADVRLATGRRHATGERPAGHGGDDARHYSAVGGGERVDAEHEPLASGPLGAVDRLAAALASLRGRRDHPAVAGSRVDARRALRASLETGGTPISLPTRDPVSSELRCCVLLDVSGSVLDTIDRSFLLAFATRLSEVARTARVFLFDTELVEATDAFATARGDPATALRAAEIEWGGGTQIGTALETLRRRYPDAADRRTVVVVVSDGLDVGDDELLESGITWLANRSRAIVWLNPLAVSPRYEPRSRGMATCLPYVDALFGFAEPADVAEAARQLERRGVGGPVGYEYDPRRLAAASGSEAESG is encoded by the coding sequence GTGGGCCACCACTCCGATCGTAGCCAGGGCGGCGCCGACGCCATCCCGGACTTTCTCACCGCGCGCCGACACGTCGTGACGGAGCTGCTCCGACTCACAACTCACCTCCGGCGCGACGGCGTGGCCGTCCCGGCGGACGGCGGACTCGAGGCCGCCCGCGCGCTCGCCGTCGTCGGCCTCACAGAGCGCGACCGCGTCGAGGCGGCGCTCCGGGCGACCCTGCTCACGGAGTCGGGCGACCTCGAGGCGTTCGAGGCGGCGTTTCCCCCCTTCTGGGCTCGGCTCAGGGGCGGGCTCGAGGGCGTCGCGACCGACGACGGCGACGCGGATGTCGATTCAACGCGGCCGGAATCGACGCTCGAGGGCGATGAACCGGAAACCTGGCTCGAGAACGACGACGGATCCGACGAGGCCGACGTCCGGCTCGCGACCGGCCGCCGGCACGCGACCGGGGAGCGACCGGCGGGTCACGGCGGCGACGACGCCAGGCACTACAGCGCCGTCGGCGGGGGCGAACGCGTCGACGCCGAGCACGAACCGCTCGCGTCGGGGCCACTGGGGGCTGTCGACCGACTCGCCGCCGCACTGGCCTCGCTGCGTGGACGGCGCGACCACCCCGCCGTCGCCGGCTCCCGGGTCGACGCCCGCCGAGCACTCCGCGCGAGCCTCGAGACCGGCGGGACGCCGATTTCCCTCCCGACGCGCGACCCTGTCTCGAGCGAACTCCGGTGTTGCGTCTTACTCGACGTCAGCGGCTCCGTCCTCGACACGATCGATCGCTCGTTCCTCCTCGCGTTCGCGACGCGACTCTCCGAGGTCGCCCGAACGGCCCGCGTCTTCCTGTTCGACACCGAACTCGTCGAGGCCACGGACGCGTTCGCGACGGCGAGGGGCGACCCCGCAACTGCCCTGCGCGCGGCCGAAATCGAGTGGGGCGGCGGGACGCAGATCGGCACGGCCCTCGAGACGCTCCGCCGACGCTACCCCGACGCGGCTGACCGGCGAACCGTCGTCGTCGTGGTCAGCGATGGCCTCGACGTCGGCGACGACGAGTTACTCGAGTCCGGCATTACGTGGCTCGCAAATCGGTCGCGGGCGATCGTCTGGCTCAACCCGCTCGCGGTCTCGCCGCGGTACGAACCGCGCTCGCGGGGGATGGCGACCTGTCTCCCCTACGTCGACGCCCTGTTCGGGTTCGCCGAGCCAGCCGACGTCGCAGAAGCCGCCCGCCAGCTCGAGCGTCGCGGCGTCGGTGGCCCCGTCGGCTACGAGTACGACCCGCGCCGGCTCGCGGCTGCGTCGGGATCGGAGGCGGAGTCCGGATGA